The following proteins are co-located in the Synchiropus splendidus isolate RoL2022-P1 chromosome 14, RoL_Sspl_1.0, whole genome shotgun sequence genome:
- the slc17a6a gene encoding vesicular glutamate transporter 2.2, whose product MEMEQGQEKAIPTSKEGLKQIAGKALGKLYRRLEKKQQTGEAIELTEDGRPRSEEERRAPLCDCTCFGLPRRYIIAMLSGLGFCISFGIRCNLGVAIVSMVNNRTVHQNGKIIVLEKAKFNWDPETVGMIHGSFFWGYIVTQIPGGYISSRLAANRVFGAAIVLTSTLNMFIPSAARVHYGCVIFVRILQGLVEGVTYPACHGIWSKWAPPLERSRLATISFCGSYAGAVIAMPLAGILVQYTGWSSVFYVYGTFGLIWYMFWILVSYESPAEHPTITDEERRYIEESIGESAQLMGAMEKFKTPWRKFFSSMPVYAIIVANFCRSWTFYLLLISQPAYFEEVFGFEISKVGILSALPHLVMTIIVPLGGQLADYLRTHNIMSTTTVRKIMNCGGFGMEATLLLVVGYSHSKGMAISFLVLAVGFSGFAISGFNVNHLDIAPRYASILMGISNGVGTLSGMVCPLIVGAMTKNKTREEWQYVFLIASLVHYGGVVFYGIFASGEKQPWADPEETSEEKCGFIDEDELAEETGDITQGYGAMGGPAKSYGATAQLNGGWVQDWDKTEEYIQEPAGKMYSERGYS is encoded by the exons atggaAATGGAGCAGGGCCAGGAAAAGGCAATCCCCACATCTAAAGAGGGGCTCAAACAAATTGCGGGCAAGGCCCTGGGAAAGCTGTACAG GAGGCTGGAAAAGAAGCAGCAAACAGGTGAGGCCATCGAGCTGACGGAGGATGGGAGACCGAGGAGCGAGGAGGAGCGCCGCGCTCCTCTGTGCGACTGCACCTGCTTCGGCCTGCCCCGCAGATACATCATCGCCATGCTCAGCGGACTCGGCTTCTGCATCTCTTTCGGCATCCGGTGCAACTTGGGTGTGGCCATTGTCAGCATGGTCAACAACCGCACGGTTCACCAGAACGGCAAGATCATCGTCCTGGAG AAAGCTAAATTCAACTGGGATCCGGAGACAGTTGGGATGATTCATGGCTCCTTCTTTTGGGGATACATCGTCACTCAGATTCCTGGAGGGTATATTTCCTCAAGGCTGGCTGCAAACAG AGTTTTTGGGGCTGCAATTGTTCTGACGTCCACCCTGAACATGTTCATTCCCTCTGCTGCTCGAGTCCACTACGGCTGCGTCATCTTTGTCAGGATATTGCAAGGCCTTGTGGAG GGAGTGACTTATCCAGCCTGCCATGGGATCTGGAGTAAGTGGGCCCCACCGCTGGAAAGAAGTCGACTGGCAACCATCTCCTTCTGTG GATCCTACGCTGGTGCTGTGATCGCCATGCCGCTGGCTGGGATCCTAGTCCAGTACACCGGCTGGTCCTCGGTCTTTTACGTCTACG GCACATTCGGGTTGATCTGGTACATGTTTTGGATCTTGGTGTCCTACGAGAGCCCGGCTGAACACCCAACCATCACAGACGAGGAGCGTCGCTACATTGAGGAGAGCATTGGCGAAAGTGCCCAGCTCATGGGAGCCATGGAA AAATTCAAAACCCCCTGGAGGAAGTTCTTCTCCTCCATGCCTGTCTATGCAATCATCGTGGCCAACTTCTGCAGGAGCTGGACTTTTTATCTGCTGCTCATCAGCCAGCCGGCGTACTTTGAGGAGGTGTTTGGATTTGAAATCAGCAAG GTGGGGATTTTATCGGCTCTGCCTCACTTGGTGATGACCATCATCGTGCCACTGGGAGGACAGTTGGCGGACTACCTGCGTACTCACAACATCATGTCCACCACAACAGTGCGGAAGATCATGAACTGCGGAG GCTTCGGTATGGAGGCAACTCTCCTGCTGGTGGTGGGTTATTCCCACAGTAAAGGAATGGCCATTTCCTTCTTGGTGCTGGCGGTGGGCTTTAGTGGCTTTGCAATATCAG GATTTAATGTCAACCATCTAGACATCGCTCCTCGCTACGCCAGCATCCTGATGGGCATATCCAATGGTGTGGGGACTCTGTCTGGGATGGTCTGCCCTTTAATAGTCGGCGCTATGACCAAAAACAAG ACTCGGGAAGAGTGGCAGTACGTCTTCCTCATCGCTTCCCTTGTCCACTATGGAGGAGTGGTGTTTTATGGGATCTTCGCCTCCGGAGAGAAGCAGCCGTGGGCCGACCCGGAAGAGACCAGCGAAGAGAAGTGCGGCTTCATCGACGAGGATGAGCTGGCAGAGGAGACCGGTGACATCACGCAGGGCTACGGTGCCATGGGTGGTCCGGCTAAAAGCTACGGTGCTACAGCGCAGCTCAATGGCGGCTGGGTGCAGGACTGGGACAAGACGGAGGAGTACATCCAGGAACCAGCCGGAAAAATGTACTCGGAGCGCGGGTACTCCTAG